One stretch of Dissulfurimicrobium hydrothermale DNA includes these proteins:
- a CDS encoding glycosyltransferase WbsX family protein yields MNDDNKVRPVVFYFPQFHAIPENDEWWGKGFTDWVNVKKARPQFKGHYQPRVPLGGRYYDQSKKDVIAWQIELARSYGLYGFCHYHYWFDGKQLLETPTNIFLESKELDFNFCLAWANETWSRRWDGRDHHILIQQTHIPDKDRWLAHFRYLIRAWSDERAIKIDGKPVFLIYRAHRIENIGEMFDFWREMAAREGLKGLYFIAIKQYEFPVPEVLKHFDAVVNFQPFEAVYSPDFPDKKIMQTGLVQRFRILPEKLLDILRSIRYFLFRSLTFYDYETVWRHILQEDFIECGLPVISGAFVDWDNTPRYGKRARIFLGASPERFEFYFKRLVERVAKRPVQERFIFINAWNEWAEGAYLEPDERYGYGYLKAVKRCLG; encoded by the coding sequence ATGAATGACGATAATAAGGTAAGGCCAGTTGTATTCTATTTTCCTCAATTCCATGCGATACCTGAGAATGACGAATGGTGGGGCAAGGGTTTCACGGACTGGGTCAATGTAAAAAAGGCAAGGCCCCAGTTTAAGGGTCACTATCAACCCAGGGTGCCGCTAGGCGGCCGTTATTATGATCAGTCCAAAAAAGATGTAATCGCATGGCAGATCGAACTTGCAAGATCTTACGGTCTCTATGGTTTCTGCCACTATCACTACTGGTTCGATGGAAAGCAGCTTTTGGAGACACCGACCAATATCTTTCTTGAGTCAAAAGAGCTTGATTTCAATTTTTGCCTTGCCTGGGCCAACGAGACATGGTCCCGCCGATGGGACGGCAGGGATCATCACATCCTCATTCAACAGACCCATATACCGGATAAGGACAGATGGCTCGCCCACTTCAGATACCTCATAAGGGCGTGGTCCGATGAAAGGGCGATAAAAATAGACGGCAAGCCGGTGTTCCTGATCTACAGGGCGCATCGCATAGAAAATATCGGTGAGATGTTTGACTTCTGGAGGGAGATGGCGGCTAGAGAGGGCCTGAAGGGCTTATATTTTATTGCCATCAAACAGTATGAGTTCCCTGTGCCTGAGGTGTTGAAACATTTTGATGCCGTGGTCAACTTTCAGCCTTTTGAGGCGGTCTATTCGCCCGATTTCCCTGATAAGAAGATCATGCAGACCGGACTTGTACAGCGTTTCCGCATACTGCCTGAAAAGCTCTTGGATATATTGAGATCGATAAGATATTTCTTGTTCCGTTCGCTTACTTTTTATGATTATGAAACGGTCTGGAGGCATATCCTGCAAGAGGATTTTATAGAATGTGGGCTTCCTGTCATTTCAGGTGCATTCGTGGATTGGGACAATACGCCCAGATACGGGAAAAGGGCTAGGATATTTCTGGGGGCATCGCCCGAACGCTTTGAGTTTTATTTTAAAAGACTTGTCGAAAGGGTTGCAAAGAGGCCTGTGCAGGAGCGTTTTATCTTTATAAACGCATGGAACGAATGGGCGGAAGGGGCCTATCTAGAGCCTGACGAGAGATATGGATATGGATATCTCAAAGCTGTGAAGAGGTGTCTTGGATAG